A stretch of Natronococcus sp. CG52 DNA encodes these proteins:
- the endA gene encoding tRNA-intron lyase, with product MSLEGRFEDGVVRVGGDARQRYHDSRGYGYPLEGNEIALAPIEAAHLLYRGDLEAVVDESGDRLEFRSFLAREPGPDFGVRFLVYADLRSRGFYLSPAAEPWLDDPPETDFAVFPRGKGPGDGKVAYALQVIGERTDVPARDLEAGVLAVVDEESEITYFEVARRDPTGSSASSLPEGCEADLLADRVVVWEPPLALYEETFYGQPLEGREYDEPTLQCSLLEAAYLAEGDAIDLEPTTVRERGRKVEGERFDRRFRVYTELRERGIVPKTGYKFGADFRTYADVDSVDDLGHSELLVRVHPDDYVFEPRDLALDVRLAHGVRKTMVFALVGAESVEWWSIERLTP from the coding sequence ATGTCACTCGAGGGGCGGTTCGAGGACGGCGTCGTTCGCGTCGGCGGCGACGCTCGCCAGCGCTATCACGACTCGCGGGGGTACGGCTACCCGCTCGAGGGGAACGAGATCGCCCTCGCTCCCATCGAGGCGGCTCACCTGCTCTACCGGGGCGACCTCGAGGCCGTCGTCGACGAGAGCGGCGACCGCCTCGAGTTCCGGTCGTTCCTGGCTCGCGAACCCGGGCCCGACTTCGGCGTCCGCTTTCTTGTCTACGCCGACCTCCGCTCGCGGGGGTTCTATCTCTCGCCCGCAGCGGAGCCGTGGCTCGACGATCCGCCGGAAACCGACTTCGCCGTCTTCCCGCGGGGTAAGGGACCCGGCGACGGGAAGGTCGCCTACGCGCTCCAGGTCATCGGCGAGCGAACGGACGTGCCGGCACGCGACCTCGAAGCGGGCGTCCTCGCGGTCGTCGACGAGGAGAGCGAAATAACGTACTTCGAGGTCGCACGGCGGGATCCGACGGGTTCGTCGGCGTCGTCGCTGCCGGAGGGCTGCGAGGCGGACCTGCTCGCGGACCGCGTCGTCGTCTGGGAGCCGCCGCTCGCCCTGTACGAGGAGACGTTCTACGGCCAGCCGCTCGAGGGCCGGGAGTACGACGAACCGACGTTACAGTGTTCGCTGCTCGAGGCGGCCTACCTCGCCGAGGGGGACGCGATCGACCTCGAGCCGACGACGGTTCGCGAACGTGGCCGAAAGGTCGAGGGCGAGCGGTTCGACCGACGGTTCCGAGTCTACACTGAACTGCGCGAGCGTGGCATTGTACCCAAGACGGGGTACAAGTTCGGCGCGGACTTCCGAACCTACGCCGACGTCGACTCCGTCGACGACCTCGGTCACTCGGAGCTACTGGTGCGCGTCCATCCGGACGACTACGTCTTCGAGCCGCGCGACCTCGCGCTCGACGTGCGGCTGGCCCACGGCGTCCGGAAGACGATGGTGTTCGCGCTCGTGGGTGCGGAGAGCGTCGAGTGGTGGTCGATCGAGCGGCTGACGCCCTGA
- a CDS encoding methylated-DNA--[protein]-cysteine S-methyltransferase has product MRIRIFGSELELDEVRIDADPSSVREQLREYEAGQRAQFDLEIEYPGDFTGAVMRAMERIPRGETRTYGELAADLETAPIAVGQACGRNPLPVIVPCHRVVSTDSLTGYAGGLKLKRRLLEHEGASIPGTE; this is encoded by the coding sequence ATGCGCATTCGAATCTTCGGGAGCGAACTCGAACTCGACGAGGTGCGGATCGACGCGGATCCGTCGTCCGTTCGTGAGCAACTGCGGGAGTACGAAGCCGGGCAGCGGGCGCAGTTCGACCTCGAAATCGAGTATCCCGGCGACTTTACAGGTGCGGTGATGCGGGCGATGGAGCGGATTCCACGCGGAGAAACGCGCACGTACGGCGAACTTGCGGCCGACCTCGAGACCGCGCCGATCGCCGTCGGACAGGCCTGCGGCCGCAATCCGCTTCCCGTGATCGTCCCCTGCCACCGCGTCGTGAGCACCGATTCGCTCACCGGCTACGCCGGCGGGCTGAAGCTGAAGCGTCGCCTACTCGAGCACGAGGGGGCCTCGATTCCGGGGACCGAATAG
- a CDS encoding tryptophan--tRNA ligase, which yields MTGDDPCEEPDSAEPRTGQPVADGVERFASALRSDGGAAGADDVALDPWGSSAVSDYRKLFEEFGIEEFDEILEEVPNPHYLMRRGVIFGHRDYRPVAEALRNGEDAAVLSGFMPTGDPHIGHKLVFDEIVWHQQQGADAYALIADLEANSARGMSWDEIDEHARNYLLSLLALGFDPEEGELYRQSTNREVQDLAFDLGADANFSEFQAIYGFDGETDVSHMQSVVTQMADILYPQLEEPKPTVIPVGPDQDPHVRLARDLAERTRFFKVSEAYASFELDPEERALVADYYERLDPAEFDDDSLRCVHVAGAIEETPLEELDVAADTLSSVLTKLEEGGMEPIRPRTRFSDRRATEEAFDALIDAIDGEKRVYESHVDAFEIDRAEAEELARQVEVDNGGYGFRPPSSIYHRFMTGLTGGKMSSSVPASHISLLDDPEDGYSKVKSATTGGRETAEEQRELGGRADECPVYELYAYLLSGDDDEFAKRVYDECVGGERLCGDCKEQAAQLMKEFLEEHQEKRKEVAELLEAADIELESPRRG from the coding sequence ATGACCGGAGACGACCCATGCGAGGAGCCCGACTCAGCGGAACCGCGAACCGGGCAGCCGGTAGCGGACGGTGTTGAGCGATTCGCCTCGGCGCTCCGTTCCGACGGCGGAGCAGCAGGCGCAGACGACGTCGCACTGGATCCGTGGGGCTCCTCGGCCGTCTCCGACTACCGCAAACTGTTCGAGGAGTTCGGCATCGAGGAGTTTGACGAGATACTCGAGGAGGTTCCGAACCCCCACTACCTGATGCGTCGGGGCGTCATCTTCGGACACCGCGACTATCGACCGGTCGCGGAGGCGCTACGCAACGGGGAGGACGCGGCCGTCCTCTCAGGATTCATGCCCACCGGCGATCCGCACATCGGTCACAAGCTGGTGTTCGACGAGATCGTCTGGCACCAGCAACAGGGCGCCGACGCCTACGCGCTGATCGCCGACCTCGAGGCCAACTCCGCCCGCGGGATGAGCTGGGACGAGATCGACGAGCACGCGCGTAACTACCTCCTCTCGCTGCTTGCGCTCGGGTTCGATCCCGAGGAGGGAGAGCTCTACCGCCAGTCGACCAACCGCGAGGTCCAGGACCTCGCGTTCGACCTCGGCGCGGACGCCAACTTCTCCGAGTTCCAGGCGATCTACGGCTTCGACGGCGAGACCGACGTCTCCCACATGCAGTCGGTCGTCACGCAGATGGCCGACATCCTCTACCCGCAACTCGAGGAGCCCAAACCCACCGTGATCCCCGTCGGCCCGGACCAGGATCCACACGTCCGACTGGCTCGCGACCTCGCCGAGCGGACCCGATTCTTCAAGGTCTCGGAGGCGTACGCGAGCTTCGAACTCGATCCCGAGGAACGCGCCCTCGTCGCCGACTACTACGAGCGCCTCGATCCGGCCGAGTTCGACGACGACTCGCTCCGCTGCGTCCACGTCGCCGGGGCGATCGAGGAGACGCCGCTCGAGGAACTCGACGTCGCGGCCGACACGCTCAGCTCGGTCCTGACGAAGCTCGAGGAGGGCGGAATGGAGCCGATCCGTCCGCGGACGCGCTTCTCCGACCGACGGGCGACCGAGGAAGCGTTCGACGCGCTCATCGACGCCATCGACGGCGAGAAGCGCGTCTACGAGAGCCACGTCGACGCCTTCGAGATCGACCGCGCCGAGGCCGAGGAACTCGCCCGACAGGTCGAGGTCGACAACGGCGGCTACGGCTTCCGTCCGCCCTCCTCGATCTACCACCGCTTCATGACCGGGCTGACGGGCGGCAAGATGTCGTCGTCGGTGCCGGCGAGTCACATCTCGCTGCTGGACGATCCCGAGGACGGCTACAGCAAGGTGAAGTCGGCGACGACCGGCGGCCGCGAGACGGCCGAAGAGCAGCGCGAACTCGGCGGCCGCGCCGACGAGTGTCCCGTCTACGAACTGTACGCCTACCTGCTCTCGGGGGACGACGACGAGTTCGCCAAGCGCGTCTACGACGAGTGCGTCGGCGGGGAGCGGCTCTGTGGCGACTGCAAGGAGCAGGCCGCCCAGCTCATGAAGGAGTTCCTCGAGGAGCACCAGGAGAAGCGCAAGGAGGTCGCGGAGCTGCTCGAGGCGGCGGATATCGAACTCGAGTCGCCGCGGCGGGGGTAA
- a CDS encoding APC family permease: MSETTHSGLVKALSSKEVLILSFGAMIGWGWIILTGEWINEGGPLGAITAFLLGGVVVGAVAIVYSELASAMPLVGGEHVYSLRALGPVGSFVCTWAIIFGYVTVAAFEAVALPSAMAFIIPGFNAVPLWSVAGEPVYGTWVLVGVLGTVGVTYLNYIGIRPAAQFQIIMTTIIAFAGIVLIAGAIVGGQPSPDSSFGAGTAGIFAVILMVPFMFVGFDVIPQSAEEANVPPRTLGLLIVLSVGLAAAFYVAVIWGASRALPGSALVESPLPAAEAMAVLYDSQQIGQLMALAGIAGILTSWNAFIIGGSRALFALSESGMLPGVLSKVHPEYNTPSNAILLVGGLSVLAPLFGEQMLTWIVNAGGLGIVTAWFLVVVSFLVLRYREPEMNRPYEVPAGYLIGTIALVMTAAFVYLYLPGGESELLWPYEWMIVLVWIVLGVVLYAASGGATSETTEDLVEKLESLEESDD, translated from the coding sequence ATGAGCGAGACAACACACAGCGGCCTCGTAAAGGCGTTATCCTCGAAAGAGGTGCTGATACTGTCGTTCGGTGCGATGATCGGGTGGGGCTGGATCATCTTGACGGGAGAGTGGATCAACGAAGGGGGGCCGCTGGGGGCGATCACGGCGTTCCTTCTCGGCGGGGTCGTCGTCGGAGCAGTTGCGATAGTATACAGTGAACTCGCTTCCGCGATGCCGTTGGTCGGCGGCGAGCACGTGTACAGTCTGCGCGCTCTCGGTCCGGTCGGATCGTTCGTCTGTACGTGGGCAATTATCTTCGGTTACGTTACCGTCGCCGCCTTCGAAGCCGTAGCTCTTCCGTCTGCGATGGCGTTTATCATCCCCGGATTCAATGCGGTGCCGCTGTGGTCCGTGGCCGGCGAACCCGTCTACGGAACCTGGGTGCTCGTTGGAGTGCTCGGCACCGTCGGGGTGACCTATTTGAACTACATCGGTATTCGGCCGGCAGCACAGTTTCAGATAATCATGACGACGATCATCGCGTTCGCGGGGATCGTGCTGATCGCCGGTGCGATCGTCGGTGGTCAACCGTCGCCGGATAGCTCGTTTGGCGCGGGGACTGCGGGTATCTTTGCCGTGATTCTGATGGTCCCGTTCATGTTCGTCGGGTTCGACGTAATCCCTCAATCGGCCGAAGAGGCCAACGTCCCTCCTCGGACGTTAGGCCTTTTGATCGTTCTCTCGGTGGGACTGGCCGCAGCGTTCTACGTGGCCGTTATCTGGGGTGCCAGTCGTGCACTTCCCGGAAGCGCGCTCGTCGAAAGTCCGCTCCCCGCCGCCGAGGCGATGGCCGTCTTGTACGACAGTCAACAGATCGGACAGCTGATGGCCCTCGCCGGAATCGCAGGAATCCTCACCAGCTGGAACGCGTTTATCATCGGCGGAAGTCGAGCCCTCTTTGCGCTTTCCGAGTCCGGAATGCTCCCCGGAGTGCTCTCAAAAGTCCATCCGGAGTACAATACGCCGAGCAACGCGATTCTCCTCGTCGGAGGGCTCTCCGTACTCGCCCCGCTCTTCGGGGAGCAGATGTTGACGTGGATCGTCAATGCCGGAGGGCTCGGGATCGTCACCGCCTGGTTCCTGGTCGTCGTGTCGTTTCTCGTTCTGCGCTACCGCGAGCCGGAGATGAACCGGCCGTACGAAGTTCCGGCAGGATACCTCATCGGGACGATCGCGCTCGTGATGACCGCTGCGTTCGTCTATCTGTACCTTCCAGGGGGCGAATCCGAGCTGCTCTGGCCTTACGAGTGGATGATCGTCCTCGTCTGGATCGTACTCGGTGTCGTGCTCTATGCAGCATCAGGAGGAGCGACGTCGGAGACGACCGAGGATCTCGTCGAAAAGCTCGAGTCGTTGGAAGAATCTGACGATTAA
- the pheS gene encoding phenylalanine--tRNA ligase subunit alpha, whose amino-acid sequence MQLPEQQVAVVEAASADEATSVDALAAATDLPPETVTGAAFELEEDGLVAVAERVDETIALTEEGREYAADGLPEVRLYEAALEAGADADPVSMGQVIGASGLEGAQVDIALSNYARKGYGVIDSGEITADPDADPATDSERNALESLAGDGVLEGSEDVLDRLERRGLVEITVSTVREVTLTEQGVTELMAGIETAETVGEVTPELLTSGEWEDAEFAEYNVEADAESVEGGRVHVLRETSERVKDVLVGMGFEEMDGPHADADFWINDCLFMPQDHPARTHWDRFALEQPTHIDELPEDLVERVERAHREGVGEDGEGYHSPWDESFARALALRGHTTSLSTRYLSGTEIGEIEPPARYFSVEKAYRNDTLDATHLLEFYQIEGWVMAEDLSVRDLMGTFEEFYAQFGIEDIQFKPHYNPYTEPSFELFGTHPTTGELIEIGNSGIFREEMLEPLGVDCDVMAWGLALERLAMLTTGAEDIRDLHGTLADLEFLRNAEVTY is encoded by the coding sequence ATGCAACTTCCCGAACAACAGGTCGCGGTCGTAGAGGCCGCGAGTGCAGACGAGGCAACGTCCGTCGACGCCCTCGCTGCGGCGACCGACCTCCCGCCGGAGACCGTCACCGGGGCGGCCTTCGAACTCGAGGAGGACGGACTGGTCGCCGTCGCCGAACGCGTCGACGAAACGATCGCCCTCACCGAGGAGGGCCGCGAGTACGCCGCGGACGGACTGCCGGAGGTTCGTCTCTACGAGGCCGCCCTCGAGGCCGGCGCCGACGCCGATCCCGTCTCGATGGGACAGGTCATCGGCGCCTCCGGACTCGAGGGGGCCCAGGTCGACATCGCGCTCTCGAACTACGCCCGGAAAGGCTACGGTGTGATCGACAGCGGCGAGATCACGGCCGATCCCGACGCCGATCCCGCCACGGATTCGGAGAGGAACGCGCTCGAGTCGCTGGCCGGCGACGGGGTGCTCGAGGGGAGCGAGGACGTTCTCGACCGGCTCGAGCGCCGCGGTCTCGTCGAGATCACCGTGTCGACCGTCCGCGAGGTGACGCTGACCGAGCAGGGCGTCACGGAGCTGATGGCCGGTATCGAGACCGCCGAGACGGTCGGGGAGGTCACGCCAGAACTCCTGACCAGCGGCGAGTGGGAGGACGCCGAGTTCGCCGAGTACAACGTCGAGGCCGACGCCGAGTCCGTCGAGGGCGGCCGCGTCCACGTCCTGCGCGAGACGTCCGAGCGGGTCAAGGACGTCCTCGTCGGGATGGGATTCGAAGAGATGGACGGCCCCCACGCCGACGCGGACTTCTGGATCAACGACTGCCTGTTCATGCCCCAGGACCATCCCGCGCGGACCCACTGGGACCGGTTCGCCCTGGAGCAGCCGACGCACATCGACGAACTCCCCGAGGACCTCGTCGAGCGCGTCGAGCGCGCCCACAGGGAGGGCGTCGGCGAGGACGGCGAGGGCTATCACTCGCCGTGGGACGAGAGCTTCGCGCGGGCGCTCGCGCTTCGCGGGCACACGACCTCGCTGTCGACGCGCTACCTCTCCGGCACCGAGATCGGCGAGATCGAACCGCCCGCCCGCTACTTCAGCGTCGAGAAGGCCTACCGCAACGACACCCTGGACGCGACGCACCTGCTCGAGTTCTACCAGATCGAGGGTTGGGTGATGGCCGAGGATCTCTCGGTACGGGATCTGATGGGCACCTTCGAGGAGTTCTACGCCCAGTTCGGCATCGAAGACATCCAGTTCAAGCCGCACTACAACCCCTACACCGAACCGAGCTTCGAGCTGTTCGGAACCCACCCGACGACGGGCGAACTGATCGAGATCGGTAACTCCGGCATCTTCCGCGAGGAGATGCTCGAGCCGCTGGGCGTCGACTGCGACGTGATGGCCTGGGGTCTCGCCTTAGAGCGGCTGGCCATGCTCACCACCGGCGCGGAGGACATCCGCGACCTCCACGGTACGCTCGCCGATCTCGAGTTCCTGCGGAACGCGGAGGTGACCTACTGA
- a CDS encoding phenylalanine--tRNA ligase beta subunit-related protein, whose amino-acid sequence MPTVDIDPDELRELTGHEEKNDDELIDDLFGLGLEFEGWTEDDEFELEFAPDRLDRLSVEGVARSMRYHYGDARGVHVPSTNSAEWTIEVDESVPDERPYVTGAVVRDVDLDEESLDSLIQLQEKLHATMGRKRAKGAIGIHDLTMLKGSSAVEEGTPSIEYVGIEPDEDRFVPLDSDAEMTPAEVLEDHQTGQTYADLVSEYERYPAIYDDIGLFSFPPVINGRRTEVSTDSRDLFVEMTGTDQWTIDKMLNIVCYALTARGATLEDVTVEYPDSESANADSDGSRTQSGGRDLVRPDLSTKTKTVSHDRIETVLGIDLDPDEVIDLAERSGLDAEKDEDEVEDEPEESITPLEQRDGLEERSSADGSSGPRENDEAAPVGDLVYEVTVPPYRVDVLHPLDVIDDLGRAYGFNDLEPTYPDVGTVGGRHERSRLERAVRTQLVGLGFEDLLNFHMSNEEVNYERVDVRPGKEFYGAGEPATIKEPYSEDYTILRTWCLPSLLMVLENNTHRAYPQHLSEVGFAAEVDGRENTGVAEGRHVGAVLASHDAGYEDAKARLQAIARDFDVDLETPATDHPTFISGRAADVVIDGETVGVVGEVHPKVLVEHDLEVPVAAFEFDLDALR is encoded by the coding sequence ATGCCAACCGTCGATATCGACCCGGACGAACTGCGAGAACTGACCGGCCACGAGGAGAAAAACGACGACGAACTCATCGACGACCTGTTCGGCCTCGGCCTCGAGTTCGAGGGCTGGACGGAAGACGACGAGTTCGAACTCGAGTTCGCGCCTGACCGCCTCGATCGGCTTTCGGTCGAGGGGGTCGCGCGATCCATGCGGTACCACTACGGCGACGCCCGCGGCGTTCACGTCCCGTCGACGAACAGCGCGGAGTGGACCATCGAGGTCGACGAGTCGGTTCCCGACGAGCGACCGTACGTCACGGGTGCGGTGGTCCGCGACGTCGATCTCGACGAGGAGAGTCTCGACTCGCTGATTCAGTTGCAAGAAAAGCTCCACGCGACGATGGGGCGCAAGCGCGCGAAGGGCGCGATCGGGATTCACGATCTGACGATGCTGAAGGGGAGTTCAGCCGTAGAGGAAGGCACCCCGTCGATCGAGTACGTCGGCATCGAACCCGACGAGGACCGGTTCGTCCCCCTCGACTCGGACGCCGAGATGACGCCGGCCGAGGTGCTCGAGGACCACCAGACCGGCCAGACCTATGCGGATCTCGTCAGCGAGTACGAGCGCTACCCCGCGATCTACGACGATATCGGGCTGTTCTCGTTCCCGCCAGTGATCAACGGCCGCCGCACCGAGGTCTCGACGGACTCGAGAGACCTGTTCGTCGAGATGACGGGCACCGACCAGTGGACGATCGACAAGATGCTGAACATCGTCTGCTACGCGCTCACGGCCCGCGGCGCGACGCTCGAGGACGTGACAGTCGAATACCCAGATAGCGAGTCCGCGAACGCGGACTCGGACGGGAGCCGGACGCAGTCCGGCGGGCGCGACCTCGTCCGGCCCGATCTCTCGACCAAGACCAAGACCGTCTCCCACGACCGTATCGAGACCGTTCTGGGGATCGATCTCGACCCCGACGAAGTGATCGATCTGGCGGAGCGATCCGGTCTCGATGCCGAGAAAGACGAGGACGAGGTCGAAGACGAACCCGAGGAGAGTATTACTCCGCTGGAGCAACGAGATGGACTCGAGGAACGGAGTTCCGCGGACGGTTCGAGCGGGCCGCGAGAGAACGACGAAGCCGCGCCGGTTGGCGACCTCGTCTACGAGGTCACCGTCCCGCCCTACCGCGTCGACGTGCTCCACCCGCTGGACGTCATCGACGACCTCGGGCGGGCCTACGGCTTCAACGACCTCGAGCCGACTTACCCCGACGTGGGGACCGTCGGCGGGCGTCACGAGCGCTCTCGACTCGAGCGCGCCGTCCGCACCCAGCTCGTCGGACTCGGCTTCGAGGACCTGCTGAACTTCCACATGAGCAACGAGGAGGTGAACTACGAGCGAGTCGACGTTCGACCGGGCAAGGAGTTCTACGGTGCCGGCGAACCCGCGACGATCAAGGAGCCCTACAGCGAGGACTACACCATCCTCCGGACGTGGTGTCTCCCCTCCCTACTGATGGTTCTCGAGAACAACACTCACCGCGCCTACCCCCAGCACCTCTCCGAGGTCGGCTTCGCCGCCGAAGTCGACGGGCGCGAGAACACGGGCGTCGCGGAGGGCCGTCACGTCGGAGCCGTCCTCGCGAGCCACGACGCCGGCTACGAGGACGCCAAGGCACGACTCCAGGCGATCGCCCGGGACTTCGACGTCGACCTCGAGACGCCCGCGACCGACCACCCGACGTTCATCTCGGGCCGCGCGGCGGACGTCGTCATCGACGGCGAGACCGTCGGCGTCGTCGGCGAGGTCCACCCGAAGGTGCTCGTCGAGCACGACCTCGAGGTGCCCGTCGCGGCGTTCGAGTTCGACCTCGATGCGCTTCGATAG
- a CDS encoding M14 family zinc carboxypeptidase: MIRNPDSFRSSGVDGGPADEHPDEAFEGGIDRRTFLSLSAATGAALALPGAATADVTGEPLTDEYAFVVNHTPDEYETATVIEFADGEALEAFADEYAEEPDPDLERAPKAVTRESPAPAAHAHLTADEVGDVLELDGVERMDFSPGANPWWKLEAPYEDGVFPPVEEARNYLAYEESVQALEHLEADNPDRIRAKAIGQSPGWTNQFAGEESDGRDIYVTEVTNDVRDDSSFAEKEKVVFSLSIHGDERAGTEAGCRLIEDIAAGEADEFEELLDDIVILFLFTNPDGWVSRKPQTEIPWVEGHDTNFQRGNASLFDGQPVDTNRQYPTMGWTNPSFRPAEPDGAPEEFHDLVPDSLAIVDHFRGYDNVAFLCDYHGMYTADHVVFNLETNAPFDHDGTHDLDEVNIQIGEGMHDHWGSVDAIADDIATAGDEMYGFPFVPEGDSYDGLFDWGTIYDSLAYQITGGFLGWAGQPEEFGGLGAITVAPEIILSNHYQDARKDWKPYWVRHYETAYRISMREYAEMTARETNATVATGDQNTAYVTTDELTRSSADLPHADEHPGQGGGHGQERATEMRRRHDVIQPGPVGASSVSADASDASHSLFVHLDGIRNATEGVVRVRNPSGTVVREIDIDATADPDDSSARKHDFEEFFVRRPRAGRWEVEVESDAEVAVGTTMLDVDGDVPDPEEVLGYEQREYTVNPMQFFADLGPVLEDGSLDGLRVHDVRIGRLLRGNSGERRYDKLVVSHDDGVDDPQYLEAIEAFVDAGGDLVLTDSGVNLLGELEVGEAASITTEDVRDVQMQFVNLEDREFDHPLLAGIRTRQREIWKGSQLGYTTGVDQPATTVDPDAFADAGGSIAGTFTEWDDDGGNLAPVGSGVGAGTLAADESEITVLGSVLPPARQTELHPFGMADYAVSFMGHTLVCNALGFEQRRYAEGELVRTYGEIR; encoded by the coding sequence ATGATACGGAATCCAGACAGCTTCCGATCCAGCGGTGTCGACGGCGGTCCCGCGGACGAACACCCGGACGAGGCGTTCGAGGGCGGTATCGACCGCCGAACGTTTCTCAGCCTCTCCGCCGCCACGGGGGCCGCGCTCGCGCTCCCCGGTGCCGCGACAGCCGACGTAACGGGGGAGCCGTTAACCGACGAGTACGCGTTCGTCGTCAACCACACCCCCGACGAGTACGAGACCGCGACCGTCATCGAGTTCGCCGACGGGGAGGCGCTCGAGGCCTTCGCGGACGAGTACGCGGAGGAACCCGATCCGGACCTCGAGCGCGCTCCGAAGGCGGTCACTCGCGAGTCGCCCGCGCCGGCCGCACACGCACACCTCACCGCCGACGAGGTCGGTGACGTCCTCGAACTGGACGGGGTCGAACGGATGGACTTCTCACCCGGCGCGAACCCCTGGTGGAAACTCGAGGCGCCCTACGAGGACGGCGTCTTCCCGCCGGTCGAGGAGGCCCGGAACTACCTCGCCTACGAGGAGTCGGTCCAGGCGCTCGAGCACCTCGAGGCGGACAACCCCGACCGGATCCGAGCGAAGGCGATCGGACAGTCGCCGGGCTGGACGAACCAGTTCGCGGGCGAAGAGTCCGACGGGCGGGACATCTACGTCACCGAGGTCACGAACGACGTCCGGGACGATTCCTCGTTCGCCGAGAAGGAGAAAGTCGTGTTCTCGCTCAGCATCCACGGCGACGAGCGGGCCGGCACGGAGGCCGGCTGTCGGCTCATCGAGGACATCGCAGCGGGCGAAGCCGACGAGTTCGAGGAGCTGCTCGACGACATCGTCATCCTCTTCCTGTTTACCAACCCGGACGGCTGGGTCTCGCGCAAGCCCCAGACCGAGATTCCGTGGGTCGAAGGCCACGACACCAACTTCCAGCGCGGGAACGCGAGTCTCTTCGACGGACAACCGGTCGACACCAACCGCCAGTACCCGACGATGGGCTGGACGAACCCGAGCTTCCGGCCGGCCGAACCCGACGGCGCGCCCGAGGAGTTCCACGATCTCGTTCCGGACTCGCTCGCGATCGTCGACCACTTCCGCGGCTACGACAACGTGGCGTTCCTCTGTGACTACCACGGCATGTACACCGCGGACCACGTGGTGTTCAACCTCGAGACGAACGCGCCGTTCGATCACGACGGCACTCACGACTTAGACGAGGTCAACATCCAGATCGGCGAGGGAATGCACGACCACTGGGGTAGCGTCGACGCGATCGCGGACGACATCGCTACGGCCGGCGACGAGATGTACGGATTCCCGTTCGTGCCGGAGGGCGACAGCTACGACGGCCTGTTCGACTGGGGGACGATCTACGACTCGCTCGCCTACCAGATCACCGGCGGCTTTCTCGGCTGGGCCGGCCAACCCGAGGAGTTCGGCGGACTCGGCGCGATTACCGTCGCGCCGGAGATCATCCTCTCGAATCACTACCAGGACGCCCGGAAGGACTGGAAACCGTACTGGGTGCGTCACTACGAAACGGCCTACCGGATCTCGATGCGCGAGTACGCCGAGATGACCGCGCGGGAGACGAACGCGACCGTCGCGACCGGCGACCAGAACACCGCCTACGTCACGACGGACGAACTCACGCGGTCGTCGGCCGATCTTCCTCACGCCGACGAGCACCCCGGACAGGGCGGCGGCCACGGCCAGGAGCGCGCGACGGAGATGCGACGGCGCCACGACGTGATCCAGCCCGGCCCCGTCGGTGCCTCGAGCGTCTCGGCGGACGCGTCCGACGCCTCACACTCCCTGTTCGTCCACCTCGACGGGATCCGCAACGCGACCGAGGGCGTCGTTCGCGTGAGAAATCCGTCCGGAACCGTCGTTCGCGAGATCGACATCGATGCGACGGCGGACCCGGACGACTCGTCGGCGCGGAAACACGACTTCGAGGAATTCTTCGTCCGCCGACCGCGGGCGGGCCGGTGGGAGGTCGAGGTCGAGAGCGACGCCGAAGTCGCGGTCGGTACGACGATGCTCGACGTCGACGGCGACGTTCCCGACCCCGAGGAAGTCCTCGGCTACGAGCAGCGCGAGTACACCGTCAACCCGATGCAGTTCTTCGCCGATCTCGGACCCGTCCTCGAGGACGGCTCGCTGGACGGACTGCGCGTCCACGACGTGCGCATCGGTCGGTTACTGCGCGGAAACTCGGGCGAACGCCGCTACGACAAACTCGTCGTTTCGCACGACGACGGCGTCGACGATCCGCAGTATCTCGAGGCGATCGAGGCGTTCGTCGACGCCGGCGGCGACCTCGTCCTCACCGATTCGGGCGTCAACTTGCTCGGCGAACTCGAGGTCGGCGAAGCCGCGTCGATTACGACCGAAGACGTCCGCGACGTCCAGATGCAGTTCGTGAACCTCGAGGATCGTGAGTTCGATCACCCGCTGCTAGCGGGAATCAGGACCCGACAGCGGGAGATCTGGAAGGGCTCACAGCTCGGCTACACCACCGGTGTCGACCAGCCGGCGACGACCGTCGATCCGGACGCCTTCGCGGACGCCGGCGGCTCGATCGCGGGCACGTTCACGGAGTGGGACGACGACGGCGGCAACCTGGCACCGGTCGGCTCCGGCGTCGGCGCCGGCACGCTCGCCGCGGACGAGTCAGAGATCACCGTGCTCGGTTCGGTCCTCCCGCCGGCTCGGCAGACCGAGCTTCACCCCTTCGGAATGGCGGACTACGCCGTCTCCTTTATGGGCCACACGCTGGTGTGTAACGCGCTCGGCTTCGAACAACGCCGATATGCGGAAGGAGAACTGGTGCGAACGTACGGCGAGATTCGGTAG